A part of Rattus rattus isolate New Zealand chromosome 4, Rrattus_CSIRO_v1, whole genome shotgun sequence genomic DNA contains:
- the C4H2orf92 gene encoding uncharacterized protein C2orf92 homolog, with product MSDVVFFSFLVFLGSRWGAEPLSIPVTEGVENEFSSSSKHLEEDMAKLFDEIVLQVFPSTLDGTSTAGRLITGRDVNETYLHHNGVSDSVLASSSYQQDDYLDKIFDEILWQVFSNNSKYLSEDDARTTDQPVTRKVSNKTRAAEKNKDKEPSLFNRDLSHQLIAGGKEALQENAQVAYRESPPCSQLLSFLQKNIISATTAMASILLVAVLVVLMLVMCVRRRQPKFSPAKMTYNIFIMNGKAWWQNSQDKHLKKFTGKQKYPKFNSFV from the exons ATGAGTGACGTTGtgttcttctccttccttgtcttcctggGCAGCCGTTGGGGTGCAGAGCCCCTGTCTATCCCTGTGACTGAAG GTGTGGAGAACGAGTTTTCCTCAAGTTCAAAGCATCTCGAAGAAGATATGGCTAAACTATTTG ATGAGATCGTGCTGCAGGTGTTTCCCAGCACTTTAGATGGTACAAGCACGGCTGGCAGACTGATCACGGGGAGAGACGTGAATGAAA CCTATCTCCACCATAATGGGGTCAGCGATTCTGTGTTGGCATCAAGTTCATATCAGCAAGATGACTACTTGGATAAGATATTTG atGAGATTCTGTGGCAGGTGTTTTCTaacaattcaaaatatttatcagAAGACGACGCAAGAACAACTGATCAGCCAGTCACACGGAAAGTCTCGAACAAAA CTCGTGCTGCTGAgaagaataaagataaagaaCCATCTCTATTCAACAGGGATTTAAGCCATCAATTAATTGCTGGCGGCAAAGAAGCACTCCAGGAAAATGCTCAAG TTGCTTACAGGGAGAGTCCGCCTTGTTCCCAGCTGCTGAGCTTCCTGCAGAAGAACATCATTTCTGCTACCACTGCCATGGCTTCGATCCTCCTGGTGGCAGTGCTGGTGGTGCTCATGCTGGTCATGTGTGTAAGGCGGAGACAGCCAAA gttTTCTCCGGCGAAGATGACGTACAATATTTTCATAATGAACGGGAAGGCTTGGTGGCAAAATTCCCAAGATAAGCACCTGAAAAAATTTACGGGAAAGCAGAAGTACCCGAAGTTCAATTCTTTTGTCTAA